Proteins from one Penicillium digitatum chromosome 2, complete sequence genomic window:
- a CDS encoding Stc1 domain, whose translation MPQRRRRPLLSLFAGGYTPQMREAVDQVPIPNEIKCCVCKRRRPKSLYSNNQLNYLRQAIFDLGYSNVRDQQVAKCGPCTNSQVCEELCHRCGHYRAIDQFARNQRNRDSPLCQPCMNYQMSLDPADQPLAIMDKVVAEDTGEDEEEELNSEPAGRSGSVALSNFMEHPGSVNLSGSLGQPKSLEQGIERALVLHDDSTESEGNGNRSGFARVKAHRAHQEPVPDPEPAPGWAPGTRKVNNGAPWKGGRFL comes from the exons ATGCCTCAACGACGAAGACGGCCCCTCCTCAGCCTGTTTGCAGGGGGGTACACACCCCAAATGAGAGAGGC AGTGGACCAAGTACCGATTCCGAACGA AATCAAATGTTGCGTCTGCAAGCGGCGTCGTCCAAAGTCTCTGTACTCAAACAACCAACTGAACTATCTCCGCCAGGCAATATTCGATCTTGGCTATAGCAATGTTCGTGACCAGCAGGTTGCAAAGTGTGGACCATGCACAAATTCTCAGGTCTGTGAGGAGCTGTGTCATCGTTGCGGTCACTACCGTGCCATCGACCAATTCGCCAGAAACCAACGGAATCGCGATAGTCCG CTCTGTCAGCCCTGCATGAACTACCAGATGTCCCTCGATCCTGCCGATCAACCTCTTGCAATCATGGACAAGGTCGTGGCTGAGGATACGGgagaggatgaggaagaggagctTAACTCTGAGCCTGCTGGTCGTTCTGGATCTGTGGCTCTTTCTAATTTTATGGAACACCCTGGGTCTGTTAATCTCTCTGGCTCTCTGGGTCAGCCG AAGAGTCTAGAGCAGGGCATCGAAAGGGCTCTTGTCCTGCACGATGATTCCACAGAGAGTGAGGGTAACGGTAACCGGAGCGGCTTCGCAAGGGTCAAG GCGCACCGTGCCCATCAAGAGCCTGTTCCCGACCCTGAGCCCGCCCCAGGTTGGGCACCCGGTACTCGCAAGGTCAATAATGGTGCTCCTTGGAAAGGAGGAAGGTTCCTTTAA